AACTAAAGCGCCGCCTAATAAAATGACGCCTTGAATGAAATCACTCCAAACCACACCTTCGAAACCACCTAAAAATGTATATAAAATACATAGTAAACCAACGAGTGATGCAACGATATAAGGGTTCATGTCTGATACAGATGTGATTGCTAATGTTGGTAAGTAGATAACAATTGCAACACGCCCTAAATGGTAAACGACAAATAATAATGAGCCAATGACACGTATGCTAGGGCCAAATCTAGCTTCTAAATATTCATATGCAGATGTTACCTTTAACTTTTTAAAGAAAGGGACATAGAAATAAATAAGTAATGGAATAATTGCGACGATAGCAATGTTACCAGCGATATATGACCAATCTGTTAAAAATGCTTTCTCTGGTGTCGACATAAATGTAATCGCACTTAACGTAGTAGCATAAATTGAAAAGCCAACTACCCAAGATGGCAAGCGACCACTTGCGGTAAAGAAACTATTGGTACTTTGGCTCGCGCGCTTGGTAAAATAAACGCCAATGAACAACATAGCTAGTAGATAAATGATAACGGCAACCCAGTTTAGTGTGCCAAATCCAACTTCTTTCATGGGCAACATCCCCTTTACAATGTATTGATTCTTTGATGTCTATAAATCGTATTTTGCAATGAGTTGATCTAATGTTTGTCGATGTGCTTCGTTAAAAGGTTTGAAAGGTCTTTTCGGTAATCCTGCATCAATGCCACGATGACGTAATATTTCTTTCAATGTTGGATAAATCCCCATTGATAACACTGTTTCGATAATGTCGTTTGAATCATGTTGCAGTTGGTAAGCTTCTTGAATTTGACCTTGTCGTGCTAAGTCGAAGATTTTTCTTGCACGGCGACCATTAACGTTATATGTAGAACCAATTGCACCATCTACGCCAGAAATCGTAGCTTGAACTAACATTTCATCAAAGCCAGATAAGATTAATTTGTCTGGGAATGCTTTTCTAATACGTTCGAGTAGGAAGAAGTTTGGCGCTGTATATTTAACACCAACAATTTTTTCATGATTAAATAGCTCGCTGAATTGTTCAATAGAAATATTCACACCTGTTAAATCTGGTATTGCATAAATAATCATATTGTTCTGAGTTGCTTCGATAATATCGAAATAGTAATCTCTAATTTCTTCAAAAGTAAATGGATAGTAGAATGGTGTTACGGCAGAAAGTGCATCATAACCGAGTTCTGTGGCATATTTTCCAAGTTCAATGGCTTCATTTAAATCTAACGAACCTACTTGAGCAATCAATTTCACTTTATCCCCAACTGCCTCTTTGGCAACCTTGAAAACTTGCTTCTTCTGCTCTGTATTTAATAAAAAGTTTTCGCCTGAGCTACCATTTACATAAAGACCGTCTAATTCTTCAGTTTCAATGGCATTTTGAGCAATTTGTTTAAGTCCTTGTTCATTTACTTGACCATTTTCATCAAAAGGAACGAGTAACGCTGCATATAAACCTTTTAAATCTTTGTTCATTATGAAGTCCCTCCAAAAATCATTTGATAATATAGTTTACAGCTATAATTGTAAACGCTATCATAAAATGTAACAATATCTTTTTGAAAATTGTAGTCATATTTATGTATAATTAATGAAAATGTTTTTCAAAATCAATAGAAATGGAGTGAGTAAGGTGTATTACATCGCAATCGATATTGGAGGCACTCAAATTAAATCGGCAGTTATTGATAAGCAATTGAATATGTTTGACTATCAACAAATATCAACGCCGGACAACAAAAGTGAGCTTATTACTGACAAAGTATATGAGATTGTAACAGGATATATGAAGCAATATCAGTTGATCCAACCTGTCATAGGTATTTCATCAGCAGGCGTTGTTGATGAACAAAAAGGCGAAATTGTATACGCAGGGCCAACCATTCCGAATTATAAAGGTACTAATTTTAAGCGATTATTAAAATCACTGTCTCCTTATGTCAAAGTAAAAAATGATGTAAACGCTGCATTACTAGGCGAATTGAAATTACATCAATATCAAGCAGAACGGATCTTTTGTATGACGCTTGGTACAGGCATTGGGGGTGCGTACAAGAATAATCAAGGTCATATTGATAATGGTGAGCTTCATAAGGCAAATGAAGTTGGGTATTTATTGTATCGTCCAACTGAAAATACAACGTTTGAGCAACGTGCTGCAACGAGTGCATTGAAAAAGCGCATGATTGCCGGAGGATTTACGAGAAGCACACATGTGCCAGTATTGTTTGAAGCAGCTGAAGAAGGTGATGATATTGCAAAACAAATATTGAATGAGTGGGCAGAAGATGTAGCAGAAGGGATTGCCCAAATACAGGTCATGTATGATCCAGGGCTTATATTAATTGGGGGCGGTATATCTGAACAAGGAGATAATCTCATTAAATATATCGAGCCGAAAGTTGCACACTATTTACCAAAAGACTATGTTTATGCACCAATACAAACGACTAAGAGTAAAAATGATGCAGCATTATATGGCTGTTTGCAATGATAGTTGAAAGAAGGAGTCATTCTAAAATAGAATTTGAAACCGTTACGAGAGATGAGAGCTGTTGTTAGTTCCACACATCACACTCTATCTAGGACCAATCTAAACTATATCAACCAACAGTGTGCCACGGGCAAATTAAATTGAAGAAGCTGAGATATTAAAATTTTAGAAAATGTAAAAAAATATTTGGTATTGAAATTAAAAAAGCACCTAGCAACTCGTTGGGACAATCACGATGATTGTCTACAGTTGCAGGTGGATTTGAATATACTACTAGTTATTTGTTGTCTAGGATAATAGATTTAGTATGTTGATAAGTTTGACTCAGATTCGTATTTTCTAATAAATGATAACTCACGATATCGATTAAAAAGAGTGTCGCAATTTGTGTGTTGATAAATTGATGGTCGGTATTACGCGATTGATCCGTTGTTAAAAGTACTAAATCTGCACAATCTGTAAGTTTACTACCTTCAAAATTTGTGATGGCAACGACATATGCACCATGAGATTTGGCGACTTCCGCTGCAGAAATTAATTCCGAAGTATTACCACTATTTGACATAGCAATAAACATATCCGAATGAGATAGTAGGGATGCCGATATTTTCATTAAATGTGAATCGGTAGTAACATTACCTTTTAGCCCCATACGAATCATACGATAATAAAATTCAGTCGCTGATAAACCAGAGCTACCTAGTCCAGCAAAGAGTATATGTCGACTTGATTGAAGTTTGTCGATAAAGGTTTGGATAATGTCGTTATCAATAAATTCACCAGTTTGTTGAATGATTTGTTGATGATATTTATGAATTCTTTGAATAATTGGGCTATTTTCAATAACTGTCTCTGTCATTTCTTGTTGAATATTAAATTTTAAATCTTGGAAATTCTCATAATCCAGCTTATGACTAAAGCGTGTCATCGTTGCTGGTGATGTACCAATCGCATGGGCTAAGGAGTTAATCGTTGAAAAGGCATCGCTATAACCATTTTGTCTTATATAATTGACGATGCGTTTATCAGTTTTTGTAAATAAATGTTGATAACGTTGAACACGATTCTCAAATTTCATTGTGTCACCCCTTCATCTTAATGATTACTATTATATATGAAAAATATTTTCAAGATAGTAAAAAGCATTGATAAAAATTATCTTAATGATATATTGTAAATGACTTTACGTGAAAAAACGACTTATGGAGTGAGGAATAATGTTACCACATGGATTAATAGTATCTTGTCAGGCACTACCAGATGAACCATTGCATTCATCTTTTATTATGTCGAAAATGGCATTAGCTGCGTATGAAGGTGGTGCTGTTGGTATTCGCGCAAATACTAAGGAAGACATTTTAGCAATTAAAGAAACGGTAGATTTACCAGTTATTGGCATTGTGAAACGTGACTATGATCACTCAGATGTTTTCATTACTGCAACGTCAAAAGAAGTTGATGAACTGATAGAAAGCCAATGTGAAGTCATTGCATTGGATGCAACGTTACAGCAACGTCCGAAAGAAACGTTAGACGAATTAGTATCATATATTAGAACACATGCACCGAACGTTGAAATCATGGCTGATATCGCGACCGTTGAAGAAGCTAAAAATGCCGCACGACTTGGCTTTGATTATATTGGCACGACGTTACATGGCTATACTAGTTATACGCAAGGACAATTACTTTATCAAAATGACTTCCAATTTTTAAAAGATGTACTACAAAGTGTTGATGCAAAAGTTATTGCGGAAGGTAATGTCATTACACCGGATATGTATAAACGTGTGATGGACTTAGGCGTTCATTGTTCAGTCGTTGGTGGTGCGATAACACGACCAAAAGAAATTACGAAACGTTTTGTTCAAATTATGGAAGATTAAATGATAACGATAAAAAAACGAGATGACCATCATTAATTAAAGGCACCTAATTATCTTAGGTGGCTGAATGAATGTAATGGGTTCATCTCGTTTTGTTTGTTTATGATAGTGATTTTATTTTCAACTTTATCCAAAAATAAGTAAAGCGACGGGGATGGTGATTAATAGCGACAACGCCACGCGTAAAAACCAAATGATGATGAGTTTCCAGACAGGTATTTTAATTTCAGTTGCTAGTATACATGGCACTAATGCTGAGAAAAAGATAATGGCTGATACGCTTACTACACCGACGACAAATTTAGTACTCATTGCAGCTTTAGTTACTAACAAAGATGGTAGAAACATCTCTACAATAGAAATCGCTGACGCTTTTGCTAGTAAAGCCTGATCAGCAATTGGGAAAATATAAATAAATGGATAGAAGATATAGCCAAGCCAATCAATGAATGGTGTATAGTTCGCTACAATCAGTCCTAAAAAACCAATCGATAATATAGAAGGTAAAATACCAACAGTCATTTCTAAACCGTCTTTCAAATTGTCCCAAACGTTCTTCACGAGAGATGGTGTTAATGCATTTTGTTTCATCGCCTCTGCATATGCAGTTTTCAGTCTGCTTCCTTCAATAGCAACTTCTTGTTCTCCTTCTTGTCCGTTATAATATTCTGTTGATTCATTGCTGATTGGCGGTAGCCATGCAGTAATTGCAGTCACGACAAATGTGATGACTAAAGTTATCCAAAAGTATAAATTCCAATGCGGCATTAATCCTAAAGTTTTAGCAACGATAATCATAAAAGTTGCTGAAACTGTTGAAAAGCCAGTCGCAATAATCGTGGCTTCTCGTTTGTTGTACATCCCTTGCTTATAGACACGATTAGTAATCAATAATCCTAAGGAATAACTGCCGACAAACGAAGCCACTGCATCGACAGCGGATTTTCCTGGTGTTTTAAAAATAGGTCTCATAATAGGCTCCATATAAACACCGACAAATTCTAATAAGCCATAGCCCACTAATAAAGAAAGCGCAATTGCACCTACTGGAATTAAGATACTTAATGGCATCATTAATTTTTCAAACAAAAACGGACCATAGTTAGCTTTAAATAGTATTGATGGACCGATTTTAAATACATACATTATACCGATCATTGCACCTGCAACTTTAAATAATGTAATGACCAAGTTTGTGATTGAAGTCATAAAAGTACGTCTCACTATTGGTAACGCTGTACCAATTAAAATCATAATCAGTGCAACATAGGGCATAAGTGGACCTATGATTGAGCGAATGGCTAGATGAACATGATCGACGAAAATAGTGTTGTTACCATTAATCGTAAAAGGAATAAAGAAACATAGTATGCCCACTAAACTATAGACAAAAAAACGCCATGCACTTGGTTGTTGTGCATTAGAATGATATTGATTCATTAAAGCAACCCCTTTGTTTAAATGAATACACAAAACTGTATGATGCATCTTCCCCTTAATGAGATGAATCATTATTTTAATTTAGAAAAATCTGAAAACTTACTATAATTGTATAGTTTGAATTATTTTCATACCAATACAAATTAACTAATTATATATAGATTGAAACTATATTACTTAATAAAATATTTATCTTAAATGTTGTTGTGTTGATTCAACACCACAACTAAAAGTGTTTATAAATTATTTGGAAATACACATATTTGTAAATGATTAGTATCGATTTAATATCGTATTATTAAATTTTTATTAATTTTGTAGTCTTAATCAAAAAATAATATATGTCATGTTATATTGAAGGTGCAGTTGTTTTTCATTCTCAAGAGGGGGTCAAAAAAATACTTTTGAGGTGATTATATGTTAAGAGGACAAGAAGAAAGAAAGTATAGTATTAGAAAGTATTCAATAGGCGTGGTGTCAGTGTTAGCGGCTACAATGTTTGTTGTGTCATCACATGAAGCACAAGCCTCGGAAAAAACATCAACTAATGCAGCGGCACAAAAAGAAACACTAAATCAACCGGGAGAACAAGGGAATGCGATAACGTCACATCAAATGCAGTCAGGAAAGCAATTAGACGATATGCATAAAGAGAATGGTAAAAGTGGAACAGTGACAGAAGGTAAAGATACGCTTCAATCATCGAAGCATCAATCAACACAAAATAGTAAAACAATCAGAACGCAAAATGATAATCAAGTAAAGCAAGATTCTGAACGACAAGGTTCTAAACAGTCACACCAAAATAATGCGACTAATAATACTGAACGTCAAAATGATCAGGTTCAAAATACCCATCATGCTGAACGTAATGGATCACAATCGACAACGTCACAATCGAATGATGTTGATAAATCACAACCATCCATTCCGGCACAAAAGGTAATACCCAATCATGATAAAGCAGCACCAACTTCAACTACACCCCCGTCTAATGATAAAACTGCACCTAAATCAACAAAAGCACAAGATGCAACCACGGACAAACATCCAAATCAACAAGATACACATCAACCTGCGCATCAAATCATAGATGCAAAGCAAGATGATACTGTTCGCCAAAGTGAACAGAAACCACAAGTTGGCGATTTAAGTAAACATATCGATGGTCAAAATTCCCCAGAGAAACCGACAGATAAAAATACTGATAATAAACAACTAATCAAAGATGCGCTTCAAGCGCCTAAAACACGTTCGACTACAAATGCAGCAGCAGATGCTAAAAAGGTTCGACCACTTAAAGCGAATCAAGTACAACCACTTAACAAATATCCAGTTGTTTTTGTACATGGATTTTTAGGATTAGTAGGCGATAATGCACCTGCTTTATATCCAAATTATTGGGGTGGAAATAAATTTAAAGTTATCGAAGAATTGAGAAAGCAAGGCTATAATGTACATCAAGCAAGTGTAAGTGCATTTGGTAGTAACTATGATCGCGCTGTAGAACTTTATTATTACATTAAAGGTGGTCGCGTAGATTATGGCGCAGCACATGCAGCTAAATACGGACATGAGCGCTATGGTAAGACTTATAAAGGAATCATGCCTAATTGGGAACCTGGTAAAAAGGTACATCTTGTAGGGCATAGTATGGGTGGTCAAACAATTCGTTTAATGGAAGAGTTTTTAAGAAATGGTAACAAAGAAGAAATTGCCTATCATAAAGCGCATGGTGGAGAAATATCACCATTATTCACTGGTGGTCATAACAATATGGTTGCATCAATCACAACATTAGCAACACCACATAATGGTTCACAAGCAGCTGATAAGTTTGGAAATACAGAAGCTGTTAGAAAAATCATGTTCGCTTTAAATCGATTTATGGGTAACAAGTATTCGAATATCGATTTAGGATTAACGCAATGGGGCTTTAAACAATTACCAAATGAGAGTTACATTGACTATATAAAACGCGTTAGTAAAAGCAAAATTTGGACATCAGACGACAATGCTGCCTATGATTTAACGTTAGATGGCTCTGCAAAATTGAACAACATGACAAGTATGAATCCTAATATTACGTATACGACTTATACAGGTGTATCATCTCATACTGGTCCATTAGGTTATGAAAATCCTGATTTAGGTACATTTTTCTTAATGGCTACAACGAGTAGAATTATTGGTCATGATGCAAGAGAAGAATGGCGTAAAAATGATGGTGTCGTACCAGTGATTTCGTCATTACATCCGTCCAATCAACCATTTGTTAATGTTACGAATGATGAACCTGCCACACGCAGAGGTATCTGGCAAGTTAAACCAATCATACAAGGATGGGATCATGTCGATTTTATCGGTGTGGACTTCCTGGATTTCAAACGTAAAGGTGCAGAACTTGCCAACTTCTATACAGGTATTATAAATGACTTGTTGCGTGTTGAAGCGACTGAAAGTAAAGGAACACAATTGAAAGCAAGTTAAATTCATCTTCTGAATTTAATATGCTATGTAAATCGTGCTGTTATCATGGCACATCAGATATAAGTAGCATCACAGTGTTGAATTTAAAAATAGTAAAGTGAAATAAAGCGCCTGTCTCATTAGCGAAAACTAAAGGGACAGGCGTATCTGTTTATGAGCTTAATAAATTGTATGAATAATATGGTTGATCGAATAACTGTTTATCATGATGATAAATTGAGTTTTTTAAAATAATGATATATTACATCATTGTTATAGCGTTTAAGAAATCAACAACTTTACGATAAATAGTGATTGCTTCGTCATTAGGTCTACGATCAAAATCATGCTCGTTTTTATTCACGCGTTCAAATGTTGAATGTGGAACATGATTCATGATATGTTCGCTTTCCTCAACGGGAACATCATAATCGCCATTACAATGCGCAATGAAAACAGGTGGAAGTGTTTTAAGTTCATCTGGTGCAATATTATATTTTGAATTAGTATAATCAGCAATGTTAATCATATTTATCCATTTACCTGTGCCACGTGCATAAACGTAGATTAAAAAACGTTGTGCGATTTGATCTTGAACAACCGGTGTTGGTGAAGTGAGTTGTGCAATCATTGTTTCGTTTACGCTTTGAGCTATTTTTGCGTAATAACTATTAGTTGTTTTAAAAGGTTCAGTGTTGATGCGAC
The genomic region above belongs to Staphylococcus aureus and contains:
- a CDS encoding N-acetylneuraminate lyase, with the translated sequence MNKDLKGLYAALLVPFDENGQVNEQGLKQIAQNAIETEELDGLYVNGSSGENFLLNTEQKKQVFKVAKEAVGDKVKLIAQVGSLDLNEAIELGKYATELGYDALSAVTPFYYPFTFEEIRDYYFDIIEATQNNMIIYAIPDLTGVNISIEQFSELFNHEKIVGVKYTAPNFFLLERIRKAFPDKLILSGFDEMLVQATISGVDGAIGSTYNVNGRRARKIFDLARQGQIQEAYQLQHDSNDIIETVLSMGIYPTLKEILRHRGIDAGLPKRPFKPFNEAHRQTLDQLIAKYDL
- a CDS encoding ROK family protein, whose product is MYYIAIDIGGTQIKSAVIDKQLNMFDYQQISTPDNKSELITDKVYEIVTGYMKQYQLIQPVIGISSAGVVDEQKGEIVYAGPTIPNYKGTNFKRLLKSLSPYVKVKNDVNAALLGELKLHQYQAERIFCMTLGTGIGGAYKNNQGHIDNGELHKANEVGYLLYRPTENTTFEQRAATSALKKRMIAGGFTRSTHVPVLFEAAEEGDDIAKQILNEWAEDVAEGIAQIQVMYDPGLILIGGGISEQGDNLIKYIEPKVAHYLPKDYVYAPIQTTKSKNDAALYGCLQ
- a CDS encoding MurR/RpiR family transcriptional regulator, with translation MKFENRVQRYQHLFTKTDKRIVNYIRQNGYSDAFSTINSLAHAIGTSPATMTRFSHKLDYENFQDLKFNIQQEMTETVIENSPIIQRIHKYHQQIIQQTGEFIDNDIIQTFIDKLQSSRHILFAGLGSSGLSATEFYYRMIRMGLKGNVTTDSHLMKISASLLSHSDMFIAMSNSGNTSELISAAEVAKSHGAYVVAITNFEGSKLTDCADLVLLTTDQSRNTDHQFINTQIATLFLIDIVSYHLLENTNLSQTYQHTKSIILDNK
- a CDS encoding N-acetylmannosamine-6-phosphate 2-epimerase → MLPHGLIVSCQALPDEPLHSSFIMSKMALAAYEGGAVGIRANTKEDILAIKETVDLPVIGIVKRDYDHSDVFITATSKEVDELIESQCEVIALDATLQQRPKETLDELVSYIRTHAPNVEIMADIATVEEAKNAARLGFDYIGTTLHGYTSYTQGQLLYQNDFQFLKDVLQSVDAKVIAEGNVITPDMYKRVMDLGVHCSVVGGAITRPKEITKRFVQIMED
- a CDS encoding YjiH family protein, whose product is MNQYHSNAQQPSAWRFFVYSLVGILCFFIPFTINGNNTIFVDHVHLAIRSIIGPLMPYVALIMILIGTALPIVRRTFMTSITNLVITLFKVAGAMIGIMYVFKIGPSILFKANYGPFLFEKLMMPLSILIPVGAIALSLLVGYGLLEFVGVYMEPIMRPIFKTPGKSAVDAVASFVGSYSLGLLITNRVYKQGMYNKREATIIATGFSTVSATFMIIVAKTLGLMPHWNLYFWITLVITFVVTAITAWLPPISNESTEYYNGQEGEQEVAIEGSRLKTAYAEAMKQNALTPSLVKNVWDNLKDGLEMTVGILPSILSIGFLGLIVANYTPFIDWLGYIFYPFIYIFPIADQALLAKASAISIVEMFLPSLLVTKAAMSTKFVVGVVSVSAIIFFSALVPCILATEIKIPVWKLIIIWFLRVALSLLITIPVALLIFG
- the lip2 gene encoding YSIRK domain-containing triacylglycerol lipase Lip2/Geh — protein: MLRGQEERKYSIRKYSIGVVSVLAATMFVVSSHEAQASEKTSTNAAAQKETLNQPGEQGNAITSHQMQSGKQLDDMHKENGKSGTVTEGKDTLQSSKHQSTQNSKTIRTQNDNQVKQDSERQGSKQSHQNNATNNTERQNDQVQNTHHAERNGSQSTTSQSNDVDKSQPSIPAQKVIPNHDKAAPTSTTPPSNDKTAPKSTKAQDATTDKHPNQQDTHQPAHQIIDAKQDDTVRQSEQKPQVGDLSKHIDGQNSPEKPTDKNTDNKQLIKDALQAPKTRSTTNAAADAKKVRPLKANQVQPLNKYPVVFVHGFLGLVGDNAPALYPNYWGGNKFKVIEELRKQGYNVHQASVSAFGSNYDRAVELYYYIKGGRVDYGAAHAAKYGHERYGKTYKGIMPNWEPGKKVHLVGHSMGGQTIRLMEEFLRNGNKEEIAYHKAHGGEISPLFTGGHNNMVASITTLATPHNGSQAADKFGNTEAVRKIMFALNRFMGNKYSNIDLGLTQWGFKQLPNESYIDYIKRVSKSKIWTSDDNAAYDLTLDGSAKLNNMTSMNPNITYTTYTGVSSHTGPLGYENPDLGTFFLMATTSRIIGHDAREEWRKNDGVVPVISSLHPSNQPFVNVTNDEPATRRGIWQVKPIIQGWDHVDFIGVDFLDFKRKGAELANFYTGIINDLLRVEATESKGTQLKAS
- a CDS encoding alpha/beta hydrolase encodes the protein MTEIKDKVITKDAFALPYTIIKAKNQPTKGAIVYIHGGGLMFGKANDLSPQYIDILTEHYDLIQLSYRLLPEVSLDCIIEDVYASFDAIQSQYSNCPIFTFGRSSGAYLSLLIARDRDIDGVIDFYGYSRINTEPFKTTNSYYAKIAQSVNETMIAQLTSPTPVVQDQIAQRFLIYVYARGTGKWINMINIADYTNSKYNIAPDELKTLPPVFIAHCNGDYDVPVEESEHIMNHVPHSTFERVNKNEHDFDRRPNDEAITIYRKVVDFLNAITMM